TGTCCCCATCTTGGCCGGCTGTCCTACGACCGAAAGGCGCGCTTACGTGGCGCTGGGCGGCAGCTACGCCGCGGGCGCTGGGGGCGGCGATTATGAAAAGAGCTATGCCTCCCTCTTCCACGCCTTTCTTCAAGAAGAGACGGAAGAGCAACTGTCCCTGCGTAGCCTCGCCGTCGAGAACGAGACCACGGCGTCGATGATCGGCGATGGACAGCTCGCCAAGGCTCTGGCGGAGCTGAGGTTCCGCAATCAGGATGAATCGCCAGACAATGACACCATTGCCATCACGCTCCAGATCGGCGGCGAGGAGGCGATGTCGCTTCTGCTGGAAGATGGGCCCTGCCGCCCGCCCGCGACCCTGGACGACCGTGAGTGCGAGGCGGCCTTCCACGGGATGTTGAACGAAGCGCGCCTGAACGTCCCCGCAGTCCTGAGAGCCCTGCGCGTGGCCGCCGGTCCGGAAACGGACGTCCTGGTCATCAACTACTTCTACCCCTTCCCGACGGCAGAGCGTAGTGAGACGGGAGAGGAACTTTATTCGGCTCTCAACGAAATCCTCGAAGAGGCAGCGCGTATGCCGGGCGTCGATGCCACGCTTGTCGACATCGCCGGCGAATTCAGGGGAAGAACGCAGGAACTGACGGCGCCGCTCGATGAGGGAGGCGGCCGCGCCCCAAATGAGGCCGGTCACGCCCTGATCGCGTCCCTGTTGGAGCGGGCGCTGGAAAAGTAGAAACAGGCCCCTCCTGGGTTGACATTCGATGGTCGGGCGGCTAAGGTAACGGCGACTAGCAGGAGGCTGAGACAGGGAAGCGCTGCGGAGGCTGAGGTGACTGAGGGGTTCTGGCAGAGGAAAGTCTCGCGGCGCCGTCTGTTGGGGGGTGCTGCATCTGCGGTGGCCGTCGGCGGAGGGACGGCCCTCATGCTCCCCTGGCGCCGCAGCCCCGCCGGAGCAGGCAGCCCCTCGAGCGCTCCGGTTGTTGCCGAAGACGTGGTCCACTCCCCCTCTCAGCTTGCCCAGGGGGACTTGCGCGCCCTCAAGTGGTCGAGCGCGCAGGGGGCCCCCGTCCTGAGGGCCGCAGCAGCTTCCGTCGAAGGCACTCTGACTTCCCCAATCGCAAGGACGAACATAGCGCCGACGCACGTGGGCATTCACTGGAAAGGCGAAGGCGATCCGCAGGCCCTCAGCTTCGAGATCAGGAGCTCCTCGAACGGAAGCGACTGGTCGCCCTGGCAACCGCTGTGGATCGAGGCCACGCCGGAGGAAAACCCGCGGGGCGAGACATTCCTCGCCCTCGCCTCCGTCGACCGGGCCCGTTATCTCCAATACCGCGCCCGCTTCGACCCGAGCAGCGCGTCGCCCCCCGTTCTGAATCGCGTCGTCATCACCGCCATCGACGTGTCGTCGTCGCCGGAGTACAGCATCGCGGCCTTGCGCACCCGCACCCCCACACCCACGACGCGCGCGCCCGCGACCAGCAGCGAAGCCTGGAAGCTGGAGGCGCCATTCGACGCCGAACAGCTCCTCTCGCGAGAGGAATGGGGAGCGTACGACGGCTACCGCTTCGACCGCTACGGCACCGAGGTCTGGCCCCGCATGTACGTCCCCACCAAGAAAATCGTCGTACATCATACGGCAACGCTCGCTACCGGCACGCAGGACCCTAATTATCCTTACCCCGTCTACACGCCCGACCAGGCTGTGCAGGATGTGCGCGCCATCTACTACTACCATGCGATTACGCGTGGTTGGGGCGACATCGGTTACAACGCGCTTATCGACCGCTTTGGGCGCGTGTATGAAGGGCGGCGCGGCCGCGACAGCGGCATAGGCGACGGAAGGGAGATAATCAGTCCTGACGTGGTCGCGGGCCATGCCTATAACGTCAATGAGGGCTCGGCTGGCGTGTCCCTTATCGGCAACTTCGACGTTAACGCCTTTGGGACGACGGAAGAGCAGAACATGGTGAAAGCGCTTATCGACTTCCTCGTCTGGTCGTGCCGGCGCCACTACATTTTCCCCACCGAGCGGTCGGATTTCCTTATGGTGAATTACGGTAAGGTCGTGAACATGCCGAACATCGCCGGCCACTGCGAGTGTGGCCAGACGGCCTGTCCCGGACGCTACGCGTACGCGCGGCTGCCAGAATGGCGCGAGACGGTGGCGAGCGAGATCGCGTCGCAGGCGAAGGTGCCGCCGCTGGCACAGATAACGCGGGTGCCCACCGCCGCGGAGATAGAGAGCGGCAGCGTCTCTTTCACCTGGAAGCCCTACGAGGCTTCCTCGGCGGTCTTCTCCTACTATCTCGAAGGGTGGGTCCCCAATCTCGACACTGATGAGGTGTACTACATCAGCGGGTTCACGTCCGACAAGCGCCCCGATTGGTCCGCATTTTCTTCCGATACCTCCGCCACCTTCAGGCTGACCAAACCGGGCCGCTACACCTTCCACGTGCGCGCGAAGGACCCACGCACCGGCAACGAGGGCGCCTTCGAGAGCAACCACACTTTCGTCTCTTCGGTAACGCCGCCTACGAAGCGGATTATCGGCGTGCCCGGCGTCACCAAGAACTAGCCCCGCGTATCCCGCATACCCCCGCGTCACGTTGAACACTTGAGTTGCGCGAAGGTCGAATTGCGCCCACCATTGTCGCAGCAAGGCAACGGGACATCACATGAAGAAGCTGCAGCGAACACCGGAGACAGCGGCCGTTGTCTGGGGCAGGCGCGCTTTCCTTTTCTCCCCGGCGCTGTTCTTCGCCGTTGCCCTCGCCACTTACTGGCCGCACATCGACGACTTCTTTGCCCTGGACGACTACGTCTGGCTTCAGGCTGCGGACACCGGGAACGTTCCCCAATTCCTCAAGCAGGCGTTTTCCTTTCCCGCGGGCACGGTTCTTGACTATCCGACGCCCTTCTGGCGGCCCCTTATCGACGTGTACTTTCTTGTCGCCTGGCGTCTCTTCGGCCTTGGTCCGGAGCCCTATCACGCCGTCAACATCGTCCTCCACGCGACGAACGCTGCCCTGCTGATCGTGCTGATGCGGCAGATCGGCGCCTCGCGGGCGACGGGCCTGACGGCTGCCCTCCTGTTCCTCGTCCTTCCCGCCTACGGTTTTGCAGTGACGTGGATATCGGGGGTGACGGAGTTGCTGGCGGCGTGCTTCTACCTCATTTCCCTCGTG
The sequence above is drawn from the Dehalococcoidia bacterium genome and encodes:
- a CDS encoding GDSL-type esterase/lipase family protein, with the translated sequence MKHPVLPLLLLIISVPILAGCPTTERRAYVALGGSYAAGAGGGDYEKSYASLFHAFLQEETEEQLSLRSLAVENETTASMIGDGQLAKALAELRFRNQDESPDNDTIAITLQIGGEEAMSLLLEDGPCRPPATLDDRECEAAFHGMLNEARLNVPAVLRALRVAAGPETDVLVINYFYPFPTAERSETGEELYSALNEILEEAARMPGVDATLVDIAGEFRGRTQELTAPLDEGGGRAPNEAGHALIASLLERALEK
- a CDS encoding N-acetylmuramoyl-L-alanine amidase, with protein sequence MTEGFWQRKVSRRRLLGGAASAVAVGGGTALMLPWRRSPAGAGSPSSAPVVAEDVVHSPSQLAQGDLRALKWSSAQGAPVLRAAAASVEGTLTSPIARTNIAPTHVGIHWKGEGDPQALSFEIRSSSNGSDWSPWQPLWIEATPEENPRGETFLALASVDRARYLQYRARFDPSSASPPVLNRVVITAIDVSSSPEYSIAALRTRTPTPTTRAPATSSEAWKLEAPFDAEQLLSREEWGAYDGYRFDRYGTEVWPRMYVPTKKIVVHHTATLATGTQDPNYPYPVYTPDQAVQDVRAIYYYHAITRGWGDIGYNALIDRFGRVYEGRRGRDSGIGDGREIISPDVVAGHAYNVNEGSAGVSLIGNFDVNAFGTTEEQNMVKALIDFLVWSCRRHYIFPTERSDFLMVNYGKVVNMPNIAGHCECGQTACPGRYAYARLPEWRETVASEIASQAKVPPLAQITRVPTAAEIESGSVSFTWKPYEASSAVFSYYLEGWVPNLDTDEVYYISGFTSDKRPDWSAFSSDTSATFRLTKPGRYTFHVRAKDPRTGNEGAFESNHTFVSSVTPPTKRIIGVPGVTKN